One genomic window of Ziziphus jujuba cultivar Dongzao chromosome 4, ASM3175591v1 includes the following:
- the LOC107416242 gene encoding phospholipase A1-IIgamma, whose translation MESIASRWRALSGENDWEGLLDPLDYDLRRYIIHYGERAEAAEAAFIGEVKSENVGLPRYPKSTLFSKVGLELGNPFKYIVKRYIYASTSGIAENDPKGIAENSNWIGFVAVSTDQGSEVLGRRDILISWRGTIRKAELTIDKKIDLVSAPTIFGSDNNAKIHHGWYSYYTTAESGSTYNSTSSQDQVREAVSKLIEEYKEEEISITVTGHSMGGALAILNATDIVFNGFNKPTTTEDKVCPVTAIVFASPRLGDQGFSDLFSGLENLHVLRVRNEKDKVPDLPPGDDYVHVGKELIIDTTTSPYLKSHIINLKVHELEIYLHGVAGPKEVDGKNELVVDRDIAWVNKQTDEVKDEYNFVANWWVKENKSMVQMDDGKWVLNDRDIAEEDDYI comes from the exons ATGGAGAGCATAGCAAGTAGATGGAGGGCTCTAAGTGGTGAGAATGATTGGGAGGGTCTCTTAGACCCTCTCGACTACGATCTTCGGCGATACATTATTCATTACGGTGAAAGAGCCGAAGCTGCCGAGGCCGCCTTCATCGGAGAGGTGAAATCCGAGAATGTTGGACTCCCTCGCTATCCAAAGTCAACTTTGTTCTCCAAGGTTGGTTTGGAGCTTGGAAATCCATTCAAATACATTGTTAAGAGATACATCTATGCATCAACATCTGGAATAGCCGAGAACGATCCAAAGGGAATTGCAGAGAATTCAAATTGGATCGGTTTTGTTGCTGTTTCTACTGATCAAGGAAGTGAGGTTTTAGGAAGGAGGGACATTTTAATTTCATGGAGGGGAACCATTCGAAAAGCAGAATTGACCATCGATAAAAAAATCGATTTAGTTTCAGCTCCAACTATATTTGGATCAGATAATAATGCTAAGATTCACCATGGTTGGTATTCATACTATACTACAGCTGAATCTGGGTCTACGTACAATTCAACTAGCTCCCAAGACCAG GTTCGAGAGGCGGTCAGCAAATTGATAGAGGAATATAAGGAGGAGGAAATCAGCATTACAGTGACAGGCCACAGCATGGGTGGTGCACTTGCAATTCTGAATGCAACTGATATCGTCTTCAACGGATTTAACAAGCCAACCACCACTGAAGACAAGGTGTGTCCAGTCACAGCAATTGTGTTTGCAAGCCCTCGTCTTGGAGACCAAGGTTTCAGCGACCTTTTTTCTGGACTCGAAAATCTTCACGTCTTGCGGGTTAGAAATGAGAAGGACAAAGTCCCGGACTTGCCACCCGGTGATGACTACGTTCATGTAGGAAAAGAGTTGATCATCGACACTACCACATCACCATACTTGAAAAgccatattataaatttaaaggttCATGAGTTGGAGATCTACTTGCATGGAGTTGCAGGACCAAAGGAGGTTGATGGAAAAAATGAGTTGGTAGTTGATAGGGATATTGCATGGGTGAACAAACAGACGGATGAAGTAAAAGATGAATATAATTTTGTTGCCAATTGGTGGGTCAAGGAAAACAAATCTATGGTTCAAATGGATGATGGAAAGTGGGTGCTCAACGACCGTGACATAGCTGAAGAagatgattatatataa